A stretch of Zymoseptoria tritici IPO323 chromosome 1, whole genome shotgun sequence DNA encodes these proteins:
- the CYP-69 gene encoding putative P450 monooxygenase (Probable benzoate-para-hydroxylase) produces the protein MFLSVLFTPWALVVLPVLYFVLPFLRNWSIMDVPGPFLAKFTTLWYMYECRRCRRYLTVHKLHEKYGKFIRVQPNHVSIADPEAIPIVYGHGTGTLKSEYYDAFVSIQRGLFNTRNRAEHTRKRKTVSHTFSAKSVGQFEQYIHHNLELLAKRWDELSEKSSGGYARFDALHWFNYVAFDIIGDLAFGAPFGMLERGADMAEVQLTPDGPPTYAPAIEVLNRRGEVSNAVGCWPQIKPYAKYLPDPFFSKGMAAIANLAGIATARVNARLAAAEKGEINRVDLLARLMEGKDENGEKLGRAELTAEALTQLIAGSDTTSNTSCALLYHCLTKPNVVKKLQAELDEALPSNDVPTFDQVKDLKYLDMVIQETLRIHSTSSQGLPRQIPAGDGLDVAGRHFPQGTVLSVPAYVMHHSKEIWGPDADEFRPERWEKVTERQKSAFIPFSYGPRACVGRNVAEMELALIVSTVFRRYEFELHQDELETREGFLRKPLGLEVGMRKRDH, from the exons ATGTTTCTATCCGTCCTTTTCACGCCATGGGCGCTGGTCGTGCTGCCAGTGCTGTACTTTGTGTTGCCATTTCTCCGGAACTGGTCAATTATGGATGTTCCCGGTCCATTCCTGGCAAAATTCACGACTCTCTGGTACATGTACGAATGCCGGCGGTGTCGCAGATATCTCACCGTTCACAAACTGCATGAGAAATACGGCAAATTCATTCGAGTCCAGCCAAATCATGTTTCCATCGCGGATCCAGAGGCGATTCCCATTGTATACGGCCACGGCACTGGAACTCTCAAATCGGAGTACTACGATGCCTTTGTCTCGATCCAGCGTGGTCTGTTCAACACCCGCAACCGAGCCGAGCACACCCGGAAGCGAAAGACTGTTTCTCACACGTTCAGCGCGAAAAGTGTTGGCCAATTTGAGCAGTACATCCACCACAACCTCGAACTTCTCGCGAAGAGGTGGGACGAGCTCAGTGAGAAGAGCTCCGGTGGATATGCTCGATTCGACGCCCTCCACTGGTTCAACTATGTCGCTTTTGACATCATTGGAGATCTAGCGTTCGGTGCTCCGTTTGGCATGCTTGAGAGAGGTGCTGATATGGCAGAAGTCCAGCTCACACCTGATGGGCCTCCAACTTATGCCCCGGCGATTGAGGTCTTGAACCGCAGGGGAGAGGTTTCGAATGCCGTCGGATGCTGGCCGCAGATTAAGCCATATGCCAAGTACCTTCCGGATCCGTTCTTCAGCAAAGGAATGGCGGCTATTGCGAACTTGGCTGGTATTGCTACAGCGCGTGTGAACGCTCGACTGgctgcggcggagaagggcGAGATCAACCGTGTGGATCTCCTGGCACGATTAATGGAGGGCAAGGATGAGAATGGCGAAAAGCTCGGCCGTGCTGAGCTGACGGCAGAGGCTCTCACTCAGCTCATCGCTGGCTCAGACACAACGTCCAACACTTCCTGCGCACTACTTTACCACTGTCTTACCAAGCCGAACGTCGTCAAGAAGCTCCAGGCTGAGCTCGATGAAGCTCTCCCGAGCAATGATGTCCCCACCTTCGACCAGGTCAAGGACTTGAAGTACCTCGACATGGTCATCCAGGAGACGCTTCGCATTCACTCCACCAGTAGCCAGGGGCTTCCTCGACAGATTCCGGCGGGTGATGGTCTTGATGTTGCTGGACGCCACTTCCCACAGGGTACTGTTCTCAGTGTTCCGGCGTATGTCATGCATCATAGCAAGGAGATCTGGGGTCCGGATGCGGATGAATTTCG TCCAGAAAGGTGGGAGAAGGTTACCGAGAGGCAGAAGTCTGCATTCATTCCTTTCTCCTATGGTCCTCGTGCTTGTGTCGGCCGCAATGTG GCTGAAATGGAATTGGCACTCATCGTTTCGACTGTCTTCCGGAGATATGAGTTTGAATTGCATCAGGACGAGCTGGAGACGCGCGAGGGATTCTTGAGGAAGCCGCTTGGCTTGGAG GTTGGCATGCGGAAGCGAGACCATTGA
- the Ste2 gene encoding pheromone receptor (Potential receptor of Fus3 MAP Kinase pathway; receptor alpha-factor pheromone; seven transmembrane-domain GPCR that interacts with both pheromone and a heterotrimeric G protein to initiate the signaling response that leads to mating) yields MVVTAPPSVDRTYFIPNSTFDPYQQDLTLVYPDGVHALVANVDDIVYFMGLAVKSTLIFAIQIGISFVLMLVIALLTKPERRVTLVFFLNMTALFTIFIRAILMCTTFVGTYYNFYNWIMGNYPNSGLADRVSIAAEVFAFLIILSLELSMMFQVRIVCINLSSFRRRIITFSSIVVAMIVCTVRFALMVLSCDWRIVNIGDATQEKNRIINRVASGYNICTIASIIFFNTIFVSKLAVAIKHRRSMGMKQFGPMQIIFVMGCQTLLIPAIFGIISYFALASTQVYSLMPMVVAIFLPLSSMWASFNTNKTNSVTNMRQPNVYRPNMIIGQDTTQNSGKNTNISGTSNSTATTSSFASDKRRLNLSFNTQGTLVNSISEEEVNNPQKLGPSATVAVMDRDSLELEMRQHGIAQGRSYSVRSD; encoded by the exons ATGGTGGTCACCGCTCCGCCCTCCGTCGACCGGACTTACTTCATCCCAAACAGCACCTTCGACCCATACCAGCAGGACCTCACACTCGTCTACCCAGATGGCGTGCACGCCCTCGTCGCcaacgtcgacgacattgtcTACTTCATGGGCCTGGCCGTCAAGTCTACCCTGATCTTCGCCATTCAGATCGGTATCTCCTTCGTGCTGATGCTCGtcatcgccctcctcaccaaGCCGGAGCGCCGCGTCaccctcgtcttcttcctcaacatGACGGCTCTGTTCACCATCTTCATCCGCGCCATTTTGATGTGCACCACCTTTGTCGGAACCTACTACAACTTCTACAACTGGATCATGGGAAACTACCCGAACTCTGGGCTCGCCGATCGAGTCAGCATTGCCGCAGAGGTGTTCGCCTTTTTGATCATCCTCTCTCTGGAACTGTCGATGATGTTCCAAGTCCGCATCGTGTGCATCAATTTGAGCTCGTTCCGTCGTCGGATCATCACCTTCAGCTCGATCGTTGTGGCGATGATTGTCTGCACCGTTCGCTTCGCCCTGATGGTTCTCAGCTGCGACTGGAGAATTGTGAACATTGGCGATGCCACGCAGGAAAAGAACCGCATCATCAACCGCGTCGCATCGGGATACAACATCTGCACCATCGCCAgcatcatcttcttcaacacAATCTTCGTCAGCAAGCTGGCCGTCGCCATCAAACACCGCCGTTCGATGGGAATGAAGCAGTTCGGACCAATGCAGATAATCTTTGTCATGGGTTGCCAGACCTTGCTCATTCCTG CAATCTTCGGCATCATCTCCTACTTCGCTTTGGCCAGCACCCAAGTCTACAGTCTGATGCCCATGGTCGTCGCCATTTTCCTCCCCTTGTCCAGCATGTGGGCCTCCTTCAACACAAACAAGACCAATTCCGTCACCAACATGAGGCAACCAAACGTCTACCGTCCCAACATGATCATCGGCCAGGACACAACGCAGAACAGCGGCAAGAACACCAACATCTCCGGTACGAGCAATAGCACAGCCACCACTAGCTCCTTTGCGAGCGACAAGCGTCGGTTGAACCTCAGCTTCAACACCCAAGGCACGCTTGTCAACAGCATctcggaggaagaggtcaaTAACCCGCAAAAGTTGGGTCCGAGCGCGACTGTGGCGGTGATGGATCGTGATAGTTTGGAGTTGGAGATGCGGCAGCATGGGATCGCGCAGGGGAGGTCGTACAGCGTTAGGTCTGATTAG
- a CDS encoding phosphoinositide phospholipase C (related to calcium signaling pathways) produces MSAGRSPGLIRRISRGAHNRLRRRASTNHSLRMRDQSAGPVLVRRRSDSNGASDFAQDVSDLDLDSTAEDAGEDAAFPSSAHERTNALGINVGRPSIAPRTTSIFEGGIAPASSAVLENGTWLTKITKRNTKRIKLWLDSSSARVCWHSSKPNKSFFVDDVREVRVGVESRNARDDVQIPEDQEGRWVTIVYDVPERSKGRAIKTMHIIMPDDYILKLWTEALNIVTRERIEIMNALASSPEKSEKSMTLAWSRVMARKSAGSAERFSLDDARWLCRKLEINCTDSAVKTHFKAVASDEAAGLDHEQYRNFVRSFRERKDIQYIYRNIKFGTDLDMDLTTFLDFLKTEQAVDVVKERAHWESVFDKYSRPSQNKASLPDAEHIPGQRTLNMQSFQNFLTSSHCSPLIQRKGEPTTLDRPLNEYFISSSHNTYLLGRQVAGASSVEGYIAALVKGCRCVEIDCWDGDDGRPMVTHGRTMTTKIPFEDCVSVVAKYAFNSTPYPLIVSLEVHCSPEQQLAMVDLMKTYFHTMMVTEPIVPNSSTLPSPEELKNRILIKVKAAPEHVDQSQLIYEATNGRSRARSLTQSFNRTPSMENHSTVSSPLVSSSVATSPSEYNAHSTPRGSITSGPTATPSSSADDSDDVPASADRMRKNNSNTSRIHTELGKLGVYSQGIKFNGFSAPDARTFNHVYSFNENTFEKHFTKVGPNNKALLEKHNMKYLMRVYPGARRIDSSNFNPLQSWRRGVQMAALNWQTYDVHQQVNEAMFAAGSDRLGYVLKPEELRHAKHLPIADTVAEAPEKKEKKGKKLVKFSVDIISALRLPRPRNQTTETGGMNPYIEFEMYSAEDKARGIATAEGGTDASARDGSSGIGSPLRKRTRIIEGNGFDPQYNQTITLAVETKYPSLIFVRWTVWNSPEGKNNSSNSVLLATFTAKFDSLQQGFRHLPLFNPQGEQYRDAKLFVKIKKEAPISLSNEDNAYGIMDLPYANGTGSHGANSPRPTRPTENVSRTGGWPRRIFSRSTSMQRKNENGSGAPSRTSSTQRAREGSEIGGPMTGYFSGELSRTSSMERELLK; encoded by the coding sequence ATGTCGGCTGGGCGGAGTCCCGGTCTGATTCGAAGAATCTCCCGCGGCGCGCATAACAGACTTCGACGCAGAGCGTCGACCAATCACTCCTTGAGAATGCGTGACCAGAGCGCAGGACCCGTTCTGGTGCGCCGCCGGAGTGACAGTAATGGAGCATCCGATTTCGCGCAGGACGTGTCCGATCTGGATCTGGACAGTACCGCCGAGGATGCTGGCGAGGATGCAGCATTCCCATCTTCGGCGCACGAACGGACCAATGCTCTTGGGATCAATGTTGGCCGGCCTAGTATTGCACCCCGGACCACGAGCATTTTTGAAGGTGGTATCGCACCTGCGAGCTCGGCCGTGCTGGAAAACGGAACCTGGCTCACCAAAATCACCAAGCGTAATACTAAGCGTATCAAGCTCTGGCTGGACTCCAGTTCGGCTCGGGTGTGCTGGCACTCCTCGAAGCCTAATAAGTCGTTCTTTGTGGATGACGTTCGAGAGGTACGTGTTGGTGTTGAATCCAGGAATGCTCGTGATGATGTACAAATTCCGGAAGACCAAGAAGGTCGCTGGGTCACCATTGTGTATGATGTGCCGGAGCGATCGAAAGGTCGAGCCATCAAGACCATGCACATCATCATGCCGGACGACTACATCTTGAAGCTCTGGACCGAAGCATTGAACATTGTTACGCGGGAAAGAATCGAAATCATGAATGCACTTGCCTCGTCTCCAGAAaagagcgagaagagcaTGACTCTGGCTTGGAGTCGAGTCATGGCACGAAAATCTGCCGGCAGCGCTGAGCGCTTCTCCTTGGACGATGCGAGATGGTTGTGCCGCAAACTGGAGATCAACTGTACCGACTCCGCCGTCAAGACTCATTTCAAAGCCGTGGCCAGTGACGAAGCTGCTGGATTGGATCACGAACAGTACCGCAACTTTGTTCGTTCATTCCGTGAACGCAAGGACATTCAATACATCTACAGGAACATCAAGTTTGGTACCGATCTCGATATGGACTTGACGACTTTCCTCGACTTCTTAAAGACCGAGCAGGCCGTCGATGTTGTCAAGGAGCGGGCTCACTGGGAGAGTGTTTTTGACAAGTACTCGCGACCGTCTCAGAACAAGGCGTCACTCCCCGATGCCGAGCATATTCCCGGACAGCGGACGCTCAACATGCAAAGCTTCCAAAActtcctcacctcctctCATTGCTCGCCTTTGATACAACGCAAGGGCGAGCCTACTACTCTCGACCGACCGCTCAACGAGTACTTCATCTCCAGCTCACACAACACGTACCTCCTGGGACGACAGGTCGCAGGCGCCTCGAGTGTGGAGGGTTACATTGCCGCTCTTGTCAAAGGATGCCGATGTGTCGAGATTGACTGCTGGGATGGCGACGATGGCCGACCGATGGTGACCCACGGCAGGACCATGACCACCAAAATTCCATTCGAGGACTGCGTATCGGTTGTTGCCAAGTACGCCTTCAACAGTACACCGTATCCGCTTATTGTCTCCTTGGAAGTCCACTGCAGTCCGGAGCAACAATTGGCCATGGTCGACCTGATGAAGACTTATTTCCACACGATGATGGTCACCGAGCCGATCGTACCAAACTCTTCTACTTTGCCTTCGCCAGAAGAACTCAAAAACAGAATCTTGATCAAAGTCAAGGCTGCACCAGAACACGTTGACCAGTCGCAACTCATCTATGAAGCCACTAATGGTCGCAGCCGAGCACGGAGCCTCACTCAATCCTTCAATCGCACGCCGTCCATGGAGAATCACAGCACCGTTTCATCACCGCTCGTATCCAGCTCGGTCGCGACCAGTCCCTCGGAATACAATGCACACTCGACACCGCGCGGCTCGATCACCTCCGGACCGACCGCAACGCCGAGCAGCTCGGCAGATGACAGCGACGATGTTCCCGCCTCAGCAGACAGGATGAGAAAGAACAATTCCAACACAAGCCGGATCCACACCGAATTGGGCAAACTCGGCGTCTACTCGCAGGGTATCAAGTTCAACGGCTTCTCTGCTCCTGACGCCCGGACATTCAACCACGTCTACTCCTTCAACGAGAACACTTTTGAGAAGCATTTCACCAAGGTCGGCCCTAACAACAAGGCCCTGCTTGAAAAGCACAACATGAAGTATCTCATGCGTGTCTACCCTGGCGCCCGCCGGATCGACTCTTCCAACTTCAACCCTCTCCAATCCTGGCGGCGCGGGGTGCAAATGGCGGCACTCAATTGGCAAACCTATGATGTTCATCAGCAAGTCAACGAGGCCATGTTCGCCGCCGGCTCTGACCGCCTAGGCTACGTGCTCAAGCCCGAAGAGCTTCGCCACGCCAAGCACCTCCCCATCGCCGACACCGTTGCGGAGGCACCCGAGAaaaaggagaagaaaggCAAGAAATTGGTCAAGTTCAGCGTCGACATCATCTCCGCTCTTCGACTGCCACGTCCTCGAAACCAAACTACCGAGACTGGTGGCATGAATCCTTATATCGAGTTCGAGATGTACTCCGCCGAGGACAAGGCTCGCGGGATCGCCACAGCTGAAGGCGGCACCGATGCCTCTGCCCGCGATGGCTCCTCCGGTATTGGCTCTCCCTTGCGCAAACGGACTCGCATCATCGAAGGCAACGGTTTCGACCCGCAGTACAACCAGACCATCACCCTAGCAGTGGAGACCAAATACCCGTCGCTCATATTCGTGCGATGGACTGTGTGGAACTCGCCTGAGGGCAAGAACAACTCTTCCAACTCCGTCTTGCTTGCCACCTTTACTGCGAAATTCGACTCCCTTCAGCAAGGTTTCCGCCACCTACCGCTCTTCAATCCGCAAGGTGAACAGTACCGCGACGCGAAGTTGTTTGTCAAAATCAAAAAGGAAGCTCCCATCTCGCTCTCCAACGAAGACAACGCGTATGGCATCATGGACTTACCGTACGCGAACGGTACCGGCAGCCACGGAGCCAATTCTCCCCGTCCGACCCGCCCGACGGAGAACGTTTCACGCACTGGAGGCTGGCCGAGGAGAATTTTCAGCCGTAGCACCAGTATGCAGCGGAAGAACGAGAACGGAAGTGGAGCCCCGAGTCGCACGAGTAGTACTCAGAGAGCGAGAGAAGGTAGCGAGATTGGAGGTCCCATGACGGGATATTTCTCTGGAGAATTGAGTCGGACGAGTAGTATGGAGAGGGAGCTTTTGAAATGA
- the MgGlo1 gene encoding monomeric glyoxalase I (Related to yeast Glo1 that is Monomeric glyoxalase I, catalyzes the detoxification of methylglyoxal (a by-product of glycolysis) via condensation with glutathione to produce S-D-lactoylglutathione; expression regulated by methylglyoxal levels and osmotic stress), producing the protein MTDTSKYKFNHTMLRVKDPKASIKFYEHLGMSQVNKFEFPDNKFDLYFLAYNSSKSVSKDNHWTDREGIIELTHNYGTENDSNFKVANGNKEPGKGFGHVCVSVDNIQAACQRLEDAGYKFQKKLKDGRMHSIAFVLDPDEYWVEIIAQNPVDKTEDVKETDTSTYRMNHTMIRVKDKEASLKFYQETMGMTFIRKSENESAGFNLYFLAYGPAPSSDKSANGTNPVADREGLLELTWNYGTEKEEGKVYHDGNSEPQGFGHICVSVDDLDKACARFEEKGVEWKKRLTDGRMKNVAFVLDPDGYWIEVIQNEKYKEAPGKY; encoded by the exons ATGACCGATACCTCCAAGTACAAGTTCAACCATACCA TGCTGCG GGTGAAAGACCCCAAAGCCAGCATCAAGTTCTACGAACACCTCGGCATGTCCCAGGTCAACAAGTTCGAGTTCCCAGACAACAAGTTCGACCTGTACTTCCTCGCCTACAACTCCTCCAAATCCGTCTCCAAAGACAACCACTGGACCGATCGCGAGGGTATCATCGAACTGACCCACAACTACGGCACCGAGAACGACTCCAACTTCAAGGTCGCCAATGGAAACAAGGAGCCCGGCAAGGGCTTCGGACATGTCTGTGTCAGTGTCGACAACATTCAAGCTGCCTGCCAGCGTCTGGAGGATGCTGGGTACAAGTTCCagaagaagctgaaggaTGGTCGCATGCACTCTATTGCTTTCGTCCTCGATCCAGATGAGTATTGGG TCGAGATCATCGCCCAAAATCCCGTCGACAAGACCGAAGACGTCAAGGAAACCGACACATCCACCTACCGCATGAACCACACCATGATCCGCGTCAAGGACAAGGAGGCCTCCCTCAAGTTTTACCAAGAAACAATGGGCATGACCTTTATCCGCAAATCGGAGAATGAGTCCGCCGGTTTCAACCTCTACTTCCTCGCCTACGGTCCCGCTCCGTCCTCCGACAAATCTGCCAACGGCACCAATCCCGTCGCTGATCGCGAGGGTCTGCTCGAATTGACCTGGAACTACGGCactgagaaggaggagggcaagGTCTACCACGACGGCAACTCGGAGCCACAGGGTTTCGGACACATTTGCGTGTCGGTGGACGATCTGGACAAGGCGTGTGCGCGGTTCGAGGAGAAGGGTGtcgagtggaagaagaggttGACGGATGGCAGGATGAAGAATGTGGCGTTTGTGTTGGATCCGGATGGGTACTGGATCGAGGTCATTCAGAATGAAAAGTACAAGGAGGCGCCGGGAAAGTATTAA
- the MgMLG1 gene encoding putative endo-beta-1,3(4)-glucanase (Endo-Beta-1,3(4)-glucanase/Mix-Linked Glucanase), with translation QHLLSTFALLLASPTVSALSYTLQTSLQGPAFFDAFAFQNTWDPTFGYVHYVDRPTAESFGMLNPVGANTITTGGAPVVFGAEHTRVLDPAANLGRPSVKLVSKETWTRGLFVLDLEHMPANVCGSWPAFWMLGSGGDGQGVWPKFGEIDIIEYINDSGDNLMALHTAPGCTVAGAGQTGTLLTNDCGKDGGFAACGVAPTQANNSGASFNANGGGVYAMEWTSAAIQIWFFPRQNIPSSLVNGDPSPDTSTFGVPSANFQGSCDIDTYFSNASMIFDIDFCGSYAGPLFNHGGCPVLDPTNEWTSCNKFVAANPQAYVESYWAVNYLNVYQ, from the coding sequence CAACATCTCCTCTCAactttcgccctcctcctcgcctctccCACCGTTTCGGCCTTGTCCTACACCCTCCAGACTTCCCTCCAAGGCCCCGCCTTCTTCGATGCCTTCGCTTTCCAGAACACCTGGGATCCCACCTTCGGCTACGTACACTACGTCGACCGTCCCACCGCCGAGTCCTTCGGCATGCTAAACCCCGTCGGAGCCAATACCATCACCACCGGCGGCGCACCGGTCGTCTTCGGCGCGGAGCACACGCGTGTCCTCGATCCAGCGGCCAATCTGGGACGCCCTTCAGTGAAGTTGGTGAGCAAAGAGACCTGGACGAGAGGGCTGTTTGTGTTAGACTTGGAACATATGCCGGCGAATGTGTGTGGAAGCTGGCCGGCGTTTTGGATGTTGGGAAGTGGAGGTGATGGGCAGGGTGTGTGGCCGAAGTTTGGAGAGATTGACATCATTGAGTATATCAACGACTCGGGCGACAACCTTATGGCGTTGCATACGGCTCCAGGATGTACGGTTGCTGGGGCTGGCCAGACGGGAACATTGCTCACGAATGATTGTGGCAAAGATGGTGGGTTCGCTGCTTGCGGTGTGGCTCCCACGCAGGCGAACAACTCTGGTGCTTCTTTCAACGCCAATGGAGGTGGTGTCTATGCCATGGAGTGGACTTCCGCCGCTATTCAGATCTGGTTCTTTCCTCGACAAAACATTCCGTCGTCTCTTGTCAATGGAGACCCATCTCCAGACACATCGACCTTCGGCGTTCCATCTGCCAACTTCCAAGGCAGCTGCGACATCGACACGTACTTCTCCAACGCGTCCATgatcttcgacatcgacttcTGCGGCAGCTATGCCGGGCCCCTGTTTAACCACGGCGGCTGCCCAGTCCTCGACCCGACCAACGAGTGGACAAGCTGCAACAAATTCGTGGCCGCAAACCCGCAGGCCTACGTCGAATCCTACTGGGCGGTAAATTATCTGAACGTTTATCAG